A genomic stretch from Psilocybe cubensis strain MGC-MH-2018 chromosome 1, whole genome shotgun sequence includes:
- a CDS encoding putative AAA domain-containing protein C16E9.10c — protein sequence MQGLWSAQRRNKLNLNAPPSPRTSTPSTPAAVPETATVNPDTPGPSTPQETPPTTTVESTAPEASTVATVNGKRKLRSSRTGETSSSSKRSKTTVNGGGSVAKEYEPPTARLADLGGVEGCIEKMLELVVMPLQHPEIYLHTGVQPPRGVLLHGPPGCGKTLLANAIAGVSLPVVNLWLAYELIDLFKELGLPFLSISAPSIVSGMSGESEKKLRDTFEEAKRVAPCLLFIDEIDSITPKRESAQKEMERRIVAQFLTCMDDMSWEKTDNKPVIVIGATNRPDSLDPALRRAGRFDHEISMGVPDDEARAKILKVLCTKLRLEGDFDFLALAKATPGYVGADLAALTGAAGVIAVKRIFQQLSDGTLVLPEPEAPAMVASDYQDVSMAVDPTPQTPQPLAEAPAGNTSLFSGLSYQAASSSIAHFLIAHPEPLTDAQLAPLCITSADFTSALKQVQPSSKREGFATVPDVTWADIGALHSTREELHMAIVQPIKRPELFSAVGIEAPCGVLLWGPPGCGKTLLAKAVANESRANFISVKGPELLNKYVGESERAVRQVFSRARASSPCIIFFDELDALVPRRDDNLSESSARVVNTLLTELDGLDARKGVYVIAATNRPDMIDPAMVRPGRLDKLLYVDLPTPAELSEILRTLMRKVPLSQPEGSDISQTRESIERLIAERCDGYSGADIAALVREAGVTALKRTLGYLDAMADDAQSPPVLVELADFSKALDKITPSVSVAQRRKYQNLRSKFAGLPVRVGKDEEDKRVDEKMGTNPPTA from the exons ATGCAAGGGCTATGGTCTGCGCAACGCAGAAATAAACTGAACCTGAATGCCCCACCGTCTCCGCGGACATCGACGCCCTCGACACCAGCAGCCGTGCCAGAAACTGCGACTGTAAACCCAGATACACCTGGCCCTTCGACTCCACAAGAAACACCACCCACAACGACCGTCGAATCCACCGCACCTGAGGCATCTACTGTTGCAACTGTGAACGGCAAAAGAAAACTTCGATCGTCACGGACAGGGGAAACGagtagcagcagcaaacGCTCTAAAACGACAGTAAATGGCGGTGGATCGGTGGCGAAGGAGTACGAGCCGCCCACGGCTCGTTTGGCAGACCTCGGAGGCGTCGAGGGATGTATTGAAAAGATGCTTGAATTGGTGGTGATGCCTCTCCAGCATCCCGAGATATACCTACATACAGGTGTCCAGCCCCCGCGCGGTGTGTTGTTACATGGTCCGCCTGGCTGTGGAAAAACGTTGTTGGCTAATGCTATCGCTGGAGTGAGCCTCCCTGTCGTTAATTTATGGCTTGCTTATGAGCTGATCGATTTGTTCAAGGAACTTGGATTACCCTTCCTCAGCATATCTGCGCCATCTATTGTATCTGGGATGTCGGGAGAATCAGAAAAAAAGCTTCGTGATACCTTTGAGGAAGCTAAG CGTGTGGCTCCTTGTCTTCTGTTCATAGACGAAATTGATTCGATAACACCGAAGCGAGAAAGCgcacaaaaagaaatggaaagaCGAATCGTTGCACAATTCCTGACGTGCATGGATG ATATGTCTTGGGAAAAGACTGACAATAAGCCAGTCATTGTGATAGGCGCCACTAATCGGCCTGATTCACTTGATCCCGCTCTTCGTAGAGCGGGGAGATTCGATCATGAAATCTCAATGGGGGTTCCAGACGATGAGGCTCGAGCAAA GATCCTCAAAGTTTTATGTACCAAACTACGCCTTGAAGGTGACTTTGACTTCCTCGCCCTGGCCAAGGCTACTCCTGGATATGTGGGAGCAGATCTCGCTGCACTTACAGGTGCTGCTGGCGTCATTGCCGTGAAACGTATCTTTCAACAGCTTTCCGACGGTACACTCGTCCTTCCGGAGCCAGAAGCTCCTGCTATGGTTGCTTCTGATTATCAAGATGTATCCATGGCTGTCGACCCCACTCCACAGACACCGCAACCTTTAGCTGAAGCTCCTGCAGGCAACACATCGTTGTTTTCTGGGCTATCATATCAAGCCGCATCCTCGTCGATTGCACACTTCTTAATCGCCCATCCGGAACCTCTAACAGACGCTCAGCTGGCCCCGTTGTGCATCACCTCGGCAGACTTCACTTCCGCTCTGAAACAGGTTCAACCCTCCTCTAAACGTGAAGGCTTCGCCACTGTACCCGATGTTACTTGGGCAGATATCGGGGCACTTCACTCGACGAGAGAAGAGCTGCATATGGCTATTGTGCAGCCTATCAAACGCCCAGAGCTGTTTAGTGCTGTGGGTATTGAAGCACCTTGTGGGGTTCTTTTATGGGGTCCCCCTGGATGCGGTAAAACATTGTTGGCGAAAGCGGTGGCCAATGAGTCGCGAGCTAACTTTATTAGTGTTAAAGGCCCCGAATTGCTCAATAAG TACGTAGGAGAAAGTGAGAGAGCAGTACGTCAGGTCTTCTCGCGGGCACGGGCATCGTCGCCTTGCATTATCTTCTTCGACGAGCTTGATGCTCTTGTTCCCCGTCGAGACGACAATCTG TCAGAGTCATCTGCACGTGTCGTCAATACCCTTCTCACTGAACTGGATGGCCTGGATGCTCGAAAAGGAGTCTACGTTATTGCTGCGACCAATCGACCAGACATGATAGATCCCGCTATGGTACGCCCTGGCCGCCTCGACAAGCTTCTCTATGTCGACCTCCCCACGCCCGCCGAACTCTCCGAGATCCTCCGCACCCTCATGCGCAAAgtccccctctcccagccTGAAGGATCGGATATCTCCCAGACCAGGGAGAGCATTGAACGTCTGATAGCGGAGCGGTGCGATGGGTATAGCGGTGCGGACATCGCGGCACTTGTTCGTGAAGCAGGTGTCACTGCGTTGAAGCGCACGCTGGGATACTTGGACGCGATGGCGGACGATGCGCAGAGCCCGCCAGTGCTTGTTGAGCTGGCGGACTTCAGCAAAGCGCTGGATAAGATCACGCCTAGTGTGAGCGTCGCTCAGCGACGCAAGTATCAGAATCTGCGCTCTAAGTTTGCGGGGCTGCCTGTACGTGTGGGTAAGGATGAGGAGGACAAACGGGTAGATGAAAAAATGGGTACAAATCCTCCTACTGCCTAA
- a CDS encoding putative electron transfer flavoprotein subunit alpha, mitochondrial, translated as MLRTSSKICRSALSRSYATAASPHALVFLEHRAGVIDSGSLSALTAAGQLGGKVSALVVGSSEHVQGVVDQAKKFKGVTSVLHASSPQYAEPLPETLSPLLEKLLADNAFTHVVGATSSSAKSLLPRVSARLDAPTVSDVTSLEHDAATGSTTFTRPIYAGNAVSTVRAPGSLPVKFFTVRGTAFAPAPASEADAAEVKAVDPVEVANPTTVHVKTTIAKSDRPDLGVASRVVSGGRALKSAETFEKTLYPLADALGAAVGASRAAVDAGYADNSLQVGQTGKVVAPELYMAIGISGAIQHLAGMKDSKLIVAVNKDPDAPIFQVADVGLVADLFEVVPELTEKLKK; from the exons ATGTTGCGCACAAGCTCCAAAATCTGCCGCAGTGCGCTCTCTCGATCATACGCGACGGCTGCCTCCCCACATGCACTCGTATTTCTCGAGCATCGTGCGGGTGTTATCGATTCGGGATCGCTGTCGGCGTTGACTGCTGCTGGCCAGCTCGGAGGCAAGGTCTCAGCTTTGGTCGTAGGCAGTTCGGAACATGTACAAGGTGTCGTGGATCAGGCTAAAAA ATTCAAAGGAGTGACATCCGTGCTGCACGCATCCTCCCCACAGTACGCCGAGCCGCTCCCAGAGACACTCTCGCCTCTTCTTGAGAAGCTGCTCGCCGACAATGCCTTCACGCACGTCGTAGGCGCGACGTCGTCCTCCGCCAAGTCTCTCCTCCCGCGGGTATCCGCGCGCCTGGATGCCCCGACCGTTTCAGACGTCACATCGCTCGAGCACGACGCCGCTACCGGCAGCACGACCTTCACCCGCCCCATCTATGCGGGCAACGCCGTTTCGACCGTGCGCGCGCCTGGCTCGCTCCCCGTCAAGTTTTTCACCGTGCGCGGGACGGCCTTTGCGCCTGCCCCCGCGTCGGAGGCCGATGCTGCAGAGGTGAAGGCTGTGGACCCCGTGGAGGTTGCAAACCCGACGACGGTGCACGTCAAAACGACGATCGCCAAATCGGACAGACCGGACCTCGGCGTTGCCTCGCGCGTTGTGTCTGGTGGGCGCGCGTTGAAGAGCGCGGAGACGTTTGAGAAGACGTTATACCCGCTAGCGGACGCGCTTGGTGCTGCGGTGGGTGCGTCGCGCGCAGCGGTGGACGCTGGGTATGCGGACAATTCGCTACAGGTTGGTCAGACGGGTAAGGTCGTCGCACCGGAGCTGTATATGGCCATTGGTATCTCGGGTGCTATCCAGCATTTGGCGGGGATGAAAGATTCGAAACTTATTGTGGCTGTTAACAAG GACCCAGATGCGCCTATCTTCCAGGTGGCTGATGTTGGCCTTGTTGCTGACCTCTTTGAAGTTGTCCCAGAACTCACTGAGAAACTGAAGAAGTAA